From Providencia sp. R33, a single genomic window includes:
- a CDS encoding LysR family transcriptional regulator: protein MQKNLKKIISFLQVVDSESFTKAADILGLSRSMVSVDIKQLETELNVSLLTRNTRSIALTEVGKHFYEDFKHIQNQIDEAFEKSQNLGTNISGLLRFSSTSEFGQRFILPLLPEFCRLYPKLKLQYSVNSSLDDLITEKLDVSIRLGNLKNSSLKMKKLGDYDIYLVASPEFVQKYQINQVSDLAHVPWVNHSLLNWQDTQYFLQNDRGDKFSFPLIKSQYESNSAAVIHQMVLASLGITICPAWLVNEDLNAKRLVRVLPEYNLPKQNIQLLYPSTSALPAKTRTFIDYLVSRMNLE, encoded by the coding sequence ATGCAAAAGAATCTTAAAAAAATTATCAGTTTTCTTCAGGTCGTGGATTCAGAGTCTTTCACCAAAGCGGCAGATATTTTAGGGCTAAGTCGCTCTATGGTCAGCGTAGACATAAAGCAATTAGAAACTGAGCTAAATGTGAGCTTATTGACACGAAATACCCGCAGTATTGCCCTAACCGAGGTTGGAAAACATTTTTACGAAGACTTTAAACACATTCAAAACCAAATTGATGAGGCTTTTGAAAAAAGCCAAAATTTAGGCACCAATATTTCAGGCTTATTGCGTTTTTCATCAACGAGTGAATTTGGCCAGCGCTTTATTCTTCCCTTGCTTCCTGAATTTTGCCGCCTTTATCCTAAGTTAAAATTACAATATTCCGTCAATTCATCCCTCGATGATTTAATTACAGAAAAACTTGATGTCTCTATTCGCCTAGGTAATTTAAAAAACTCATCACTTAAAATGAAAAAATTAGGTGATTACGATATTTACTTGGTTGCAAGCCCTGAGTTTGTTCAAAAATATCAAATTAATCAGGTTTCTGACCTTGCCCATGTGCCTTGGGTCAACCATTCCCTGTTAAATTGGCAAGATACACAATATTTTTTGCAAAATGACCGAGGGGATAAATTTAGTTTTCCCTTAATTAAAAGCCAATATGAGTCAAATTCTGCAGCAGTGATCCACCAAATGGTATTAGCCTCTTTAGGCATCACTATTTGCCCTGCTTGGCTGGTGAATGAAGATTTAAACGCAAAACGTTTAGTCCGCGTTCTTCCCGAATACAATTTACCCAAGCAAAATATTCAATTACTTTACCCAAGTACCTCCGCTTTGCCTGCTAAGACGCGTACTTTTATTGATTATTTGGTATCCCGCATGAATTTAGAATAA
- a CDS encoding ABC transporter ATP-binding protein — MIHVEQLNFSIGQRQLFTDLSFRQPKGSIGAILGPNGRGKTTLLRLLLGLQKGSKGQVSLNAPVAYVPQLSGSLFHYSVRTMVSLGRIRHLPWYASPSKKDQQIVAQCLDYLGLNRFADQPFNRLSGGEKQMVMIARALASEPQILVLDEPTSALDLANQDNVLSVLQNLAQQREITVLFTSHYPQHALHIADHSLLLFNEGHYLFGNSQQTLTEENLAQLYQLPVAITPICEQSRQTQGVIPLFR, encoded by the coding sequence ATGATCCATGTAGAACAGCTTAATTTTTCAATCGGCCAGCGCCAGTTATTCACTGACTTAAGTTTCAGGCAACCGAAAGGCAGCATCGGCGCTATTTTAGGACCTAATGGGAGAGGGAAAACTACCTTATTACGGTTATTGCTGGGGTTACAAAAAGGGTCAAAAGGACAAGTCTCGTTAAATGCCCCTGTGGCTTATGTGCCACAGCTTAGTGGCTCGCTGTTTCACTATTCTGTTCGTACGATGGTGAGCTTAGGGCGTATTCGCCATCTGCCTTGGTATGCTTCTCCCAGTAAAAAAGACCAGCAAATTGTGGCGCAATGTTTGGATTACTTAGGTTTAAATCGTTTTGCTGATCAACCCTTTAACCGACTCAGTGGTGGCGAGAAGCAAATGGTCATGATTGCCAGAGCATTAGCAAGTGAGCCGCAAATTTTAGTGCTTGATGAACCGACCTCTGCACTCGACTTAGCCAACCAAGACAACGTACTCAGCGTACTGCAGAATTTAGCTCAACAACGGGAAATCACCGTGTTATTTACCAGCCATTACCCGCAGCATGCGCTGCATATCGCTGATCACTCGTTGTTATTGTTTAACGAGGGGCACTATTTATTTGGCAATTCACAACAAACGTTAACCGAAGAAAACCTTGCACAGCTTTACCAGTTGCCTGTCGCTATTACGCCAATTTGTGAACAAAGCCGCCAAACACAAGGGGTCATACCTCTGTTTAGATAA
- a CDS encoding MFS transporter, with the protein MRRLFLILAVCLGTFMATLDISIVNVALPAIGEDLGASLSMLQWIIDAYALCLSALILSVGPISDRYGRKKVWLMGIVIFTLGSAICAFSTSSQMLIIGRIIQGIAAAALIPGALSIITQAFNNDIERIKIIGVWSAVSALSLIIGPILGGFLVDTFDWMTIFLINIPIGLLTLFLGYVGIDESADPDKAAFDPLGQLLSVVALGSVTFALIEAGDKGWGNYLTMGGLIIFLMAVLAFIWVEKCVKKPLLPFFLFKKNPYFFQYNMASFALGFATYSNVFFIALFLQKGQGWGAFEAGIRMAPEFIAMAIFSFSFGKLSRFLSVRHLMIVGFILIAGASLLLTQVNSKTHYLPIALILFVLGAGMGMSTPAIGALVMASVEKAYSGIASAIMNALRQTGMTLGIAFLGTLMTHRAVSQLLHDDRLNSAMSSHEIEHLIHNSGSMPSLLVEQLTRSAFASGFNVAMFGGAMAIIATLCLMMKNKIIK; encoded by the coding sequence ATGAGACGGTTATTTTTGATCCTTGCCGTGTGTTTAGGCACATTTATGGCAACATTGGATATCAGTATCGTGAATGTAGCACTCCCTGCAATTGGCGAAGATCTGGGGGCTAGCTTGTCGATGTTACAGTGGATTATAGATGCATATGCATTGTGCTTATCTGCATTGATCCTTTCTGTTGGCCCTATTAGTGACCGTTATGGGCGCAAAAAAGTATGGCTAATGGGAATTGTCATTTTCACTTTAGGTTCAGCCATTTGTGCATTTTCGACGTCTTCTCAGATGTTAATTATTGGGCGTATTATTCAAGGGATAGCCGCCGCAGCGCTGATCCCTGGAGCACTTTCAATTATTACCCAAGCTTTTAATAATGACATTGAACGCATTAAAATTATTGGGGTTTGGTCGGCAGTGAGTGCACTTTCATTAATTATTGGCCCAATCTTAGGGGGATTTTTGGTTGATACTTTTGATTGGATGACGATCTTTTTGATTAATATTCCTATCGGTTTATTGACCTTATTTTTAGGCTACGTAGGGATCGATGAAAGTGCCGATCCTGATAAGGCCGCGTTTGATCCTTTGGGGCAGTTATTGAGTGTTGTGGCATTAGGAAGCGTAACTTTCGCCTTAATCGAAGCAGGAGATAAAGGTTGGGGAAATTATTTAACAATGGGAGGATTAATCATTTTCCTCATGGCGGTTTTAGCGTTTATATGGGTAGAAAAATGCGTTAAAAAACCGCTATTACCGTTTTTTCTTTTTAAAAAGAATCCCTATTTCTTTCAATATAATATGGCCTCTTTTGCGCTTGGTTTTGCCACTTACAGTAACGTATTTTTTATTGCGCTATTTTTGCAAAAAGGGCAAGGGTGGGGTGCTTTTGAAGCGGGTATCCGTATGGCGCCAGAATTTATTGCGATGGCGATATTTTCATTTTCGTTTGGCAAATTATCCCGTTTTTTAAGCGTACGTCATTTAATGATCGTTGGATTTATTTTAATTGCGGGCGCTTCATTGTTATTGACACAGGTTAATTCTAAAACTCATTATTTACCCATTGCATTGATATTATTCGTTCTAGGGGCAGGAATGGGAATGTCGACACCCGCAATTGGCGCTTTAGTGATGGCGAGTGTTGAAAAAGCCTATTCGGGCATTGCTTCAGCCATTATGAACGCGTTAAGGCAAACGGGGATGACGTTAGGGATTGCATTCCTGGGTACGTTAATGACACACCGTGCTGTGAGCCAATTACTCCATGATGACAGGCTAAATAGCGCGATGTCTTCTCACGAAATCGAACATTTGATTCATAATTCTGGCTCGATGCCATCGTTGTTGGTTGAGCAGCTCACGCGTTCTGCTTTTGCTTCGGGGTTCAATGTGGCGATGTTTGGCGGAGCTATGGCGATTATAGCAACGTTATGCTTAATGATGAAAAATAAAATAATCAAATAA
- the rpoD gene encoding RNA polymerase sigma factor RpoD produces the protein MEQNPQSQLKLLVTKGKEQGYLTYAEVNDHLPEDIVDSDQIEDIIQMINDMGIQVMEEAPDADDLILAENTSDTDEDAAEAAAQVLSSVESEIGRTTDPVRMYMREMGTVELLTREGEIDIAKRIEDGINQVQCSVAEYPEAITYLLEQYDRVEAGESRLSDLITGFVDPNAEEDLAPTATHVGSELPQEELDKDDDEDEEDEDGDDSDSDDDNSIDPELARQKFSDLREQYEITRQHIKQYGRSDTKTAAAIEQLSEVFKEFRLVPKQFDYLVNNMREMMDRVRLQERTIMKLCVEQCKMPKKNFITLFSGNETSETWLTAAKAMNKPWSEKLLEVEEEILRCLQRLRQIEDETGLTIEQVKDINRRMSIGEAKARRAKKEMVEANLRLVISIAKKYTNRGLQFLDLIQEGNIGLMKAVDKFEYRRGYKFSTYATWWIRQAITRSIADQARTIRIPVHMIETINKLNRISRQMLQEMGREPSPEELAERMLMPEDKIRKVLKIAKEPISMETPIGDDEDSHLGDFIEDTTLELPLDSATSESLRSATHEVLAGLTAREAKVLRMRFGIDMNTDHTLEEVGKQFDVTRERIRQIEAKALRKLRHPSRSEVLRSFLDE, from the coding sequence ATGGAGCAAAACCCGCAGTCGCAGCTTAAGCTACTCGTCACCAAGGGTAAAGAGCAAGGTTACTTAACCTATGCTGAGGTCAACGACCATCTGCCGGAAGATATCGTCGATTCAGATCAGATTGAAGATATCATTCAGATGATTAATGACATGGGCATCCAGGTCATGGAAGAAGCACCTGATGCCGATGATTTGATTTTGGCTGAGAATACTTCCGATACGGATGAAGATGCAGCAGAAGCCGCTGCACAAGTTTTATCCAGTGTTGAAAGTGAAATTGGCCGTACCACTGACCCTGTCCGCATGTATATGCGTGAAATGGGGACTGTCGAGCTTCTTACCCGTGAAGGTGAGATAGACATCGCAAAACGTATTGAGGATGGTATTAATCAGGTTCAGTGCTCTGTTGCTGAATACCCTGAGGCTATCACTTATCTTCTTGAACAATACGACCGTGTTGAAGCAGGTGAAAGCCGTCTATCTGACTTGATTACTGGCTTTGTTGACCCTAATGCAGAAGAAGATTTAGCCCCTACTGCCACCCACGTCGGCTCTGAATTACCACAAGAAGAGCTGGATAAAGACGACGATGAAGACGAAGAAGATGAAGACGGCGATGACAGCGATAGCGATGACGATAACAGCATCGATCCTGAATTAGCGCGCCAAAAATTCTCTGATCTTCGTGAGCAGTACGAGATTACGCGTCAACATATCAAACAATATGGACGCAGCGATACAAAAACCGCAGCTGCAATTGAACAACTTTCTGAAGTGTTCAAAGAGTTCCGTTTAGTACCAAAACAATTTGACTATCTGGTCAATAACATGCGTGAAATGATGGATCGCGTTCGCTTGCAAGAACGTACCATTATGAAGCTGTGTGTTGAACAATGTAAAATGCCAAAGAAAAACTTCATCACGTTATTCAGCGGCAACGAAACCAGTGAGACTTGGTTAACGGCTGCAAAAGCCATGAACAAGCCTTGGTCTGAAAAACTGCTGGAAGTTGAAGAAGAAATTCTGCGTTGTCTGCAAAGACTGCGTCAAATTGAAGATGAAACTGGCCTGACAATTGAGCAGGTTAAAGATATCAATCGTCGTATGTCTATCGGTGAAGCGAAAGCGCGCCGTGCGAAAAAAGAGATGGTTGAAGCGAACTTACGTCTGGTTATTTCTATCGCAAAAAAATATACCAACCGCGGTTTGCAATTCCTTGACCTGATCCAAGAAGGTAACATCGGCCTGATGAAAGCCGTTGATAAGTTTGAATATCGCCGTGGTTATAAGTTCTCAACTTATGCGACATGGTGGATCCGTCAGGCTATCACGCGTTCAATCGCCGACCAAGCACGTACTATCCGTATTCCGGTTCATATGATTGAAACCATCAATAAATTGAACCGTATTTCTCGTCAAATGCTGCAAGAAATGGGCCGTGAGCCATCGCCAGAAGAACTGGCTGAACGCATGCTGATGCCAGAAGATAAAATACGTAAAGTTCTGAAGATTGCGAAAGAGCCTATCTCAATGGAAACCCCTATCGGTGATGATGAAGATTCACATTTAGGCGACTTCATTGAAGATACGACTTTAGAGCTGCCTTTAGACTCAGCAACGTCAGAAAGCTTACGCTCTGCAACTCACGAAGTTTTAGCTGGCTTAACAGCGCGTGAAGCGAAAGTCCTGCGTATGCGTTTTGGTATTGACATGAACACTGACCATACTCTTGAAGAAGTTGGTAAGCAGTTTGATGTTACCCGTGAACGTATTCGTCAGATTGAAGCGAAAGCACTACGTAAACTGCGTCACCCTAGCCGCTCAGAAGTTCTGCGCAGCTTCCTTGATGAATAA
- a CDS encoding MFS transporter — translation MSYRYKIAIVFLLGFFIDCINIFMSAISLPDIASSFSASQSQVAWVANAYILGLVLVIPISLWLAGRLGNQKLLCYSMLLFTLAVWLSGSSQSIYSLIFWRFVQGMAGGLLIPVGQALVFALFPNNDRQRISTLIMTVALIAPAFSPAIGGLIIDSLSWHWIFYSNIPFSLLTAGLAWIWIKNDGQVLREKPDILGLIMVSVSLLCLLLSFSLYNDYHSVVLALTSFLSSVVVFIFYLNYAKKCREPILNFQLLKNSNLRNAFIVYYAVPGIFTGVNLLNIFNLQINLGFNAGQTGLFMILYAAGAVVSMISGGHLYSRIGKKCLFVLGIVLHSLGIFLLYWVSNSAQLSLLVMAYLLMGMGGGLSANIAQISSLMDFKDKDLLQGSVLWNINRQVAFSVGAVVLISIFSLMPSSNPLSNYQYTFLIASILGLFSLISVSKEK, via the coding sequence ATGTCTTATCGGTACAAAATTGCGATTGTGTTTTTACTCGGTTTTTTCATTGATTGCATTAATATTTTCATGTCTGCGATATCGCTGCCTGATATCGCATCGTCATTTTCAGCGAGCCAATCGCAGGTTGCTTGGGTCGCCAATGCATATATTTTAGGGTTAGTGTTAGTGATACCAATTAGCCTGTGGCTAGCAGGGCGGCTGGGTAATCAAAAATTGCTGTGTTATTCGATGCTACTTTTCACGTTAGCAGTGTGGTTAAGTGGTTCAAGCCAATCTATTTACAGCTTAATTTTTTGGCGTTTTGTTCAAGGGATGGCAGGTGGGTTATTAATTCCTGTTGGTCAAGCGCTCGTTTTTGCATTATTTCCTAATAATGACCGCCAACGTATATCGACATTAATTATGACGGTGGCACTTATAGCACCTGCTTTTTCACCTGCAATTGGTGGCTTAATTATTGATTCGTTATCTTGGCATTGGATTTTTTATTCTAATATCCCATTTTCTTTATTAACGGCAGGTCTTGCTTGGATTTGGATAAAAAATGATGGGCAGGTATTACGGGAAAAACCAGATATTCTTGGCCTTATCATGGTTAGTGTCAGTCTACTCTGCTTATTATTATCTTTTTCATTATATAACGATTATCACAGTGTTGTATTGGCCCTTACCAGCTTTTTGAGCTCCGTTGTGGTGTTTATTTTTTACCTAAACTATGCCAAAAAATGCCGCGAACCTATTTTAAATTTTCAGTTATTAAAAAATAGCAATCTGCGTAATGCCTTTATTGTTTATTACGCAGTGCCCGGCATTTTTACTGGGGTAAATTTGCTCAACATTTTTAACTTACAAATTAATTTGGGCTTTAATGCAGGGCAAACAGGGTTATTTATGATTTTGTATGCAGCAGGTGCTGTTGTTTCTATGATTTCTGGTGGGCATCTTTATTCTCGTATAGGGAAAAAATGTTTATTTGTACTCGGTATTGTATTGCATAGCTTGGGAATATTTTTACTTTATTGGGTATCAAATTCAGCACAATTAAGTTTGTTGGTGATGGCATATTTATTAATGGGCATGGGGGGCGGATTAAGTGCAAACATAGCCCAAATCAGTTCATTGATGGATTTCAAAGATAAAGATTTATTGCAAGGAAGTGTGCTGTGGAATATTAATCGCCAAGTCGCTTTCAGTGTAGGTGCTGTCGTTTTAATTTCAATATTTAGCCTAATGCCATCTTCGAACCCGCTATCTAACTACCAATATACTTTTTTAATTGCTTCTATTCTTGGGCTATTTTCATTAATTTCAGTCAGTAAGGAAAAATAA
- a CDS encoding TonB-dependent siderophore receptor, protein MKIKHLFILSPCLLPFMSPSVLAADNKEEKITVSATRGYKSVSEMAQTTWVIDNAEIEQQAEGGKELKDILSQLIPGMSVSGQGRTNYGMNMRGRSMIVMVDGVRLNSSRSDSRQLDSIDPFNINHIEVISGATAMYGGGSSGGLINIVTKKGQEEKQVSLQLGGKTGFNNGKDHDENVAAAVSGGNENAHGRVSVAYQRYGGWYDGKGDAINIDNTQTGLQFSDRLDVMASGTIKINETQQIQATYQHYKSESDGKHGLYLGKDFSAVKGDGKAYNSGKLSSDRLPGTERNLLNLQYSNADVFGQDFVAQVYYRDESQKFYPFPTLTGKEVSSISSSDQQTNFYGTKLTFNSQPLDELTLTYGVDAEHEQFRANQMFFDLDRAKESGGMDLTKAFQIGRYPSYTTTNMATFLQSSYDITPMFTLSGGVRYQYTENKVDDFIGYAQQEAIANGNGKSADAVPGGKTDYNNLLFNAGLLVNLTEEQQTWFNFSQGFEIPDIAKYYGTGDYGKTPDANGHWNLKKSVNINDTKVKGIKVNSFELGWRYTGENLRTQVATYYSLSDRSYGINKDDMTIYMKTDKRRIYGVEGAVDYFFDDSDWNVGSNFNLQKSETKVNGSWEKWSVDFASPSKVNAYVGWEPNDWSLRLQSQQTFNLTDAAGKKLDGYNTVDLLGSYMLPVGKVSFAVENLLDKNYSTIWGQRAQSLYSPKYGAPNLYDYKGRGRTFALNYSVTF, encoded by the coding sequence ATGAAAATAAAACACCTTTTTATTCTCTCCCCTTGCTTACTCCCCTTTATGTCTCCCTCAGTATTGGCCGCTGATAACAAAGAAGAAAAAATTACGGTCTCTGCAACTCGCGGTTATAAATCAGTTTCAGAAATGGCACAAACCACATGGGTAATAGATAACGCCGAAATTGAGCAGCAAGCAGAAGGTGGGAAAGAGTTAAAAGATATTTTATCACAGTTAATTCCAGGAATGAGCGTGAGCGGCCAAGGGCGTACTAACTATGGCATGAACATGCGTGGCCGCTCGATGATAGTGATGGTAGATGGCGTTCGTCTTAACTCTTCACGCAGTGATAGTCGTCAACTAGATTCGATTGATCCGTTTAATATCAACCATATTGAAGTGATTTCTGGTGCGACGGCAATGTACGGCGGCGGCAGTAGTGGCGGTTTAATTAATATCGTGACGAAAAAAGGCCAAGAAGAAAAACAAGTTTCCCTGCAATTGGGTGGAAAAACGGGTTTTAATAACGGCAAAGATCACGATGAAAATGTCGCAGCCGCAGTGAGTGGCGGTAATGAAAATGCACATGGTCGTGTTTCTGTCGCATATCAACGTTATGGCGGTTGGTATGATGGCAAAGGCGACGCGATTAATATTGATAATACCCAAACAGGGTTACAATTCTCTGACCGTCTTGATGTGATGGCATCAGGCACCATCAAAATTAATGAAACACAACAGATTCAAGCGACTTATCAGCACTATAAAAGTGAATCCGATGGTAAGCACGGCCTATATTTAGGCAAAGATTTTTCCGCAGTGAAGGGGGATGGAAAGGCCTATAACAGTGGCAAATTAAGCTCAGACCGTTTACCGGGGACGGAGCGTAACTTGCTTAACTTACAGTATTCAAATGCAGATGTGTTTGGGCAGGATTTTGTTGCTCAGGTTTACTACCGTGATGAATCACAAAAATTTTATCCATTCCCAACGTTGACGGGGAAAGAAGTTTCGAGCATCAGTTCCTCTGACCAACAAACCAATTTCTATGGTACTAAGCTGACATTTAATAGCCAACCCCTTGATGAATTGACATTAACTTATGGTGTGGATGCGGAGCATGAGCAATTTCGTGCAAACCAAATGTTTTTTGATTTGGATCGCGCAAAAGAATCGGGGGGAATGGATCTCACCAAAGCGTTCCAAATTGGTCGCTACCCAAGCTATACCACCACAAACATGGCGACATTCTTGCAAAGCAGCTATGACATCACGCCGATGTTCACCTTAAGCGGTGGCGTGCGTTATCAATATACTGAAAATAAAGTGGATGATTTTATTGGTTATGCGCAGCAAGAAGCGATTGCAAACGGCAATGGTAAATCCGCAGATGCTGTACCTGGTGGGAAAACCGATTATAACAATTTACTGTTTAATGCAGGGCTATTAGTTAACCTGACAGAAGAGCAACAAACATGGTTTAACTTCTCTCAAGGTTTTGAAATTCCTGATATTGCAAAATATTATGGCACGGGTGATTACGGCAAAACCCCCGATGCGAATGGCCACTGGAACCTAAAGAAAAGTGTGAATATCAATGATACTAAAGTCAAAGGGATCAAGGTTAACTCCTTTGAGTTAGGTTGGCGCTATACAGGTGAGAACCTGCGCACACAGGTCGCCACCTATTATTCCTTGTCTGATAGAAGCTATGGCATCAATAAAGATGACATGACCATTTACATGAAGACCGATAAACGCCGCATTTATGGGGTAGAAGGTGCTGTTGATTACTTCTTTGACGATTCCGACTGGAACGTGGGGAGTAACTTCAACCTGCAAAAATCGGAAACCAAAGTTAATGGTAGCTGGGAAAAATGGAGCGTGGACTTCGCCAGCCCATCGAAAGTTAACGCTTATGTAGGCTGGGAGCCGAATGATTGGTCCTTACGCTTACAAAGCCAGCAAACATTTAACCTAACTGACGCGGCGGGTAAAAAACTGGATGGTTATAATACCGTTGATTTATTAGGTAGTTATATGCTTCCTGTTGGTAAAGTGAGTTTTGCCGTTGAAAACTTACTGGATAAAAACTACTCCACCATTTGGGGGCAGCGCGCACAAAGTTTATATAGCCCGAAATACGGTGCACCAAACCTGTATGACTATAAAGGCCGCGGTAGAACCTTCGCACTTAACTACAGTGTGACGTTCTAA
- a CDS encoding class I SAM-dependent methyltransferase produces MDQSFTAHEAGHKFLARLGKKRLRPGGKIATQWLLNQSGLHKDSQVLEIACNMGTTAIEIASQFRCHITGIDMDKQALEKAKKNVAQHGLSDLITIKMADASKLPFADNSFDVVINEAMLTMYGDKAKAKLLQEYYRVLKPGGCLLTHDIAFKDADNPQDIASQMHQAIHVKAQPLPQAQWIDLFKQAGFQHVMSSTGPMTLLSPKGLIYDEGLLGTMKIIRNALKKENRPQFLRMFRHFRQNRGKLNYIAVASVK; encoded by the coding sequence ATGGATCAATCATTTACAGCACACGAAGCGGGGCACAAATTTTTAGCTCGCCTTGGAAAAAAACGCTTACGCCCCGGTGGAAAAATTGCGACTCAGTGGTTATTGAACCAATCAGGCTTACATAAAGACAGTCAAGTGCTTGAAATTGCCTGTAATATGGGGACGACTGCAATCGAAATTGCTTCACAATTTCGCTGCCATATCACGGGTATTGATATGGATAAACAGGCACTGGAGAAAGCGAAAAAGAATGTGGCACAGCACGGTTTAAGCGATTTAATTACGATTAAAATGGCAGATGCTTCAAAACTGCCTTTTGCAGATAACAGCTTTGATGTGGTAATTAACGAAGCGATGCTCACGATGTATGGCGATAAAGCTAAAGCGAAGTTATTACAGGAATATTACCGCGTACTGAAACCGGGTGGTTGCCTATTAACCCACGATATTGCATTTAAAGATGCAGACAACCCGCAAGATATTGCATCACAAATGCATCAAGCTATTCATGTTAAGGCTCAGCCGCTACCTCAAGCGCAATGGATTGATTTATTTAAGCAAGCAGGCTTTCAACATGTGATGTCCAGTACAGGGCCGATGACCTTATTATCGCCAAAAGGGTTGATTTATGATGAAGGTCTATTGGGCACCATGAAAATTATTCGTAATGCATTAAAAAAAGAAAACCGCCCGCAGTTTTTACGCATGTTCCGTCATTTCCGACAAAATCGTGGGAAACTCAACTATATTGCAGTGGCCAGCGTGAAATAA
- a CDS encoding cupin domain-containing protein, with protein MSDNTITPAEALNISTLINYTEQGIASRVLAKNGGGNITLFAFDKGQALSEHSAPFDAIVMVAEGSLLLTIDGKPVTAKLGEIVRMPANIPHAVDALEPAKMLLVMLREPSHECTH; from the coding sequence ATGAGCGATAACACCATTACGCCAGCTGAAGCGCTGAATATCAGCACATTAATTAACTATACCGAACAAGGTATTGCCAGCCGAGTGCTTGCTAAAAATGGGGGCGGAAACATCACATTATTTGCCTTTGATAAAGGACAGGCGCTGTCTGAACACAGTGCCCCTTTTGACGCCATTGTGATGGTAGCGGAGGGAAGCCTGTTGCTCACTATTGATGGTAAGCCTGTGACGGCTAAACTGGGTGAAATTGTGCGAATGCCAGCTAATATTCCCCATGCCGTTGATGCACTAGAGCCTGCCAAAATGCTACTGGTGATGTTACGTGAACCAAGTCATGAGTGCACCCATTAG
- a CDS encoding ABC transporter substrate-binding protein, producing MKLFLTGLLCLLSFWVQAKTPTVITDLQGREVTVNLPVEKLFLVDSRDVLSVDIAAGKTGISRITGWSDSLTQYAPDLKEAYFSVLPELAKIPTLKKTREAGLQVEKLIELAPEVIIMHKANYGAMRDSQILPQLEAAGIQVVFIDFRMDIVKNTPKSILLLGELLGTQERATQFAALYQEKLAAVESQLVKPFPSVLIEANAGLFTDNCCQLYGRSGYGVLASLAGGNNLVADSFPAKGAESSIENIIALNPEFYFLTGADWHNFNRGSIAVSLGYRTNKPDAQKQLAVLLDRQGISSLTSVKEKRVMAIYHNFYNSPMNIFAIEAMAKFIHPKAFSELNPEQNLADFQTQFTQLRSEGVFWVTL from the coding sequence ATGAAATTATTTCTCACAGGGTTATTGTGCTTACTGAGCTTCTGGGTGCAGGCAAAAACGCCAACAGTGATCACTGACCTGCAAGGCCGTGAAGTTACCGTTAATCTTCCCGTCGAAAAATTATTTTTAGTGGATAGCCGTGATGTTTTATCGGTGGATATTGCTGCCGGTAAAACGGGAATTTCCCGTATTACGGGGTGGAGTGATTCATTAACGCAGTATGCCCCTGATTTAAAAGAGGCCTATTTTAGTGTTTTACCTGAGTTAGCAAAAATCCCAACACTGAAGAAAACCCGTGAAGCAGGGCTACAAGTTGAAAAGCTGATTGAGCTCGCCCCTGAGGTTATCATCATGCATAAAGCCAATTATGGCGCGATGCGTGATAGCCAAATTTTACCGCAGCTTGAAGCGGCAGGAATTCAGGTGGTATTTATCGATTTTCGGATGGATATCGTAAAAAATACTCCAAAAAGTATTTTGTTATTGGGGGAATTATTAGGCACGCAAGAACGAGCAACTCAGTTTGCGGCACTATACCAAGAAAAATTGGCCGCGGTAGAATCCCAACTGGTGAAGCCATTTCCTTCAGTATTAATCGAAGCCAATGCAGGGTTATTTACAGATAATTGTTGCCAACTCTATGGGCGTTCAGGTTATGGTGTTTTAGCGTCTTTAGCGGGGGGAAATAACCTTGTCGCAGACAGTTTCCCTGCAAAAGGGGCTGAAAGCTCTATTGAGAATATTATTGCTTTAAACCCAGAATTCTATTTCTTAACGGGCGCGGATTGGCATAACTTCAATCGCGGTTCAATCGCTGTCAGCTTAGGATACCGGACAAACAAACCAGATGCTCAGAAGCAACTGGCGGTATTATTAGATAGGCAAGGGATCTCTTCATTAACGTCGGTAAAAGAAAAGCGCGTAATGGCGATTTACCACAATTTTTATAACAGCCCAATGAACATATTTGCCATTGAAGCGATGGCAAAATTTATACACCCTAAGGCTTTCAGCGAATTAAATCCTGAGCAAAACTTAGCTGATTTCCAAACGCAATTTACCCAATTGCGCTCAGAGGGGGTGTTTTGGGTAACGTTGTAA